A window of Chrysoperla carnea chromosome 3, inChrCarn1.1, whole genome shotgun sequence genomic DNA:
cttgaaaaacaattaaGTACAGAACTTGTTATTAAAGATGAAAGTGGCTTAGAAGAACTATTTATATGtgattattgtaataaaacatttaaacacaAATACAAATTAGTTAATCATAGGCGGATTCACACCGGCGAGAAaccatatttatgtaatatttgtaataaaaactttaatcatCAAAGCAGTTTAAGTGAACATAAGCGAATacacactggagaaaaaccattttcatgcgaTATTTGTAGTAAAACGTTTTCTGGTAGAAGCAATTTAGTTAAACATCGACggattcatactggagaaaaatcCTTTTCGtgtgatttttgtgataaagtaTGTGCTACTAAAAGCCATTTAATGTatcataaacgaattcacactGAACAAAGACCATTTTCAtgcgatatttgtaataaaaaatttattcagcaAAGCATTTTAGTTGctcataaacgtattcacactgGGGAGAAGCccttttcatgtgatatttgtaataaatcattcaaTCAGAATAGCAGTTTGATTAATCATAAACGAAtccatactggagaaaaaccattttcgtgcgatatttgtaataaaaactttactCAACAAAGCATTTTAGTTGCACATAAACGTATCCACACTGGAGAGAAACCATTtgcatgtgatgtttgtaataaatcattcaaTCAGAAAATCAGTTTGGATaatcataaacgaattcatactggagaaaaacctttttcctgTGATATTTGTAGTAAAACATTTGCTAGCAATAACcgtttaattcaacataaatgGATTCACTccatagaaaaaccatttgcatgtgatatttgtaataaaacattcaatCACAAAATCACTTTCGATAatcataaacgaattcacactGGAGACGAACCATTTGTATgcgaaatttgtaataaaacattaaccAGCAATAGTtgtttaattcaacataaacgtcttcatactggagaaaaaccattttcatgtgatttttgtaaCAAAGCATTCAATCAGAAAAGCAGTTTCATTAGTCACAAACGAACCCACACTGGAGAGAAACCGTTTTCATGTGATCTTTGTGATAAAGCATGTACTACTAAAAGCCAATTAGTGAAACATAAACGAAATCGCCATAGTGTATAgataatta
This region includes:
- the LOC123296148 gene encoding zinc finger protein 271-like encodes the protein MISDSFHDMNNHLLTSEENTKLENQLNTNLILIKEEKLEENVPILAEEHIKNEILEDNNVTVKEIVHDRSITMKHQQIYGKEEHLLTFNNENIKLEKQLSTELVIKDESGLEELFICDYCNKTFKHKYKLVNHRRIHTGEKPYLCNICNKNFNHQSSLSEHKRIHTGEKPFSCDICSKTFSGRSNLVKHRRIHTGEKSFSCDFCDKVCATKSHLMYHKRIHTEQRPFSCDICNKKFIQQSILVAHKRIHTGEKPFSCDICNKSFNQNSSLINHKRIHTGEKPFSCDICNKNFTQQSILVAHKRIHTGEKPFACDVCNKSFNQKISLDNHKRIHTGEKPFSCDICSKTFASNNRLIQHKWIHSIEKPFACDICNKTFNHKITFDNHKRIHTGDEPFVCEICNKTLTSNSCLIQHKRLHTGEKPFSCDFCNKAFNQKSSFISHKRTHTGEKPFSCDLCDKACTTKSQLVKHKRNRHSV